The Flavobacterium marginilacus genome window below encodes:
- the gyrA gene encoding DNA gyrase subunit A — MSDGEKLIPINIEDEMKSAYIDYSMSVIVSRALPDVRDGLKPVHRRVLYGMYDLGVTSRSAHKKSARIVGEVLGKYHPHGDTSVYDAMVRMAQEWSMRYLLVDGQGNFGSVDGDSPAAMRYTEARMKKISEEIMADIEKETVDFQLNFDDTLYEPKVMPTRVPTLLINGATGIAVGMATNMPPHNLTEVINGTLAYLDNNDIEVDELMNYIKAPDFPTGGVIYGYEGVREAFKTGRGRIVMRAKVGFEEVDGRESIIVTEIPYQVNKADMIKRTADLVNEKKIEGIANIRDESDRNGMRIVYILKRDATPNVVLNTLYKYTQLQSSFSVNNIALVNGRPQMLNLKDMIHYFIEHRHDVVVRRTQFELRKAEERAHILEGLIIASDNIDEVIALIRGSKNTEEARDKLIERFSLSDIQARAIVEMRLRQLTGLEQDKLRAEFEELMKLIEHLKALLADVNLRTALIKEELVEIRDKYGDERRSQIEYSGGDVSIEDLIADENVVITISHAGYIKRTNLTEYKTQNRGGVGQKSAGTRDQDFLEHMYVATNHQYMMFFTQKGKCFWMRVYEIPEGSKTAKGRAIQNLVNIESDDKVKAFICTQDLKDKDYINSHNLVMVTKQGQVKKTSLEKYSKPRVNGVAAITIKEGDELLGAQLTNGESQIILAVKSGKLVRFEETKTRPMGRTASGVRGITLKDDTDEVIGMVTVDKNDINDSQILVVTENGYGKRTKLVDEDGEDVYRITNRGGKGVKTLNITEKTGKLISINAVTDADDLMIINKSGLTIRMAIEDLRVMGRATQGVRLINLKGKDSIAAVTKVMKDDVEEVVVDEDGNVIESAIERVKPDLEVLEDDGSVDEDEDEEETDVELEENEDDDSDEDK; from the coding sequence ATGTCTGACGGAGAAAAGTTAATTCCAATTAACATTGAAGATGAAATGAAATCAGCTTACATCGATTATTCGATGTCAGTAATTGTCTCGAGAGCCCTTCCTGATGTAAGAGACGGTTTGAAACCAGTACATCGAAGAGTACTTTACGGAATGTATGATTTAGGAGTAACTTCAAGATCTGCCCACAAAAAATCTGCAAGAATAGTCGGGGAAGTTTTAGGAAAGTATCACCCTCATGGAGATACCTCAGTTTATGATGCAATGGTGCGTATGGCTCAAGAATGGAGTATGCGTTATTTATTGGTTGACGGACAGGGTAACTTTGGATCTGTAGATGGTGATAGTCCAGCAGCAATGCGTTATACAGAGGCTAGAATGAAAAAGATTTCGGAAGAAATCATGGCTGATATCGAAAAAGAAACAGTTGATTTCCAGCTTAACTTTGATGATACTTTATATGAGCCAAAAGTAATGCCGACAAGGGTTCCTACATTATTAATTAATGGTGCTACAGGAATCGCAGTAGGTATGGCAACAAATATGCCTCCTCATAATTTAACTGAAGTTATCAATGGTACATTGGCGTATCTTGATAATAATGATATTGAAGTTGATGAATTGATGAATTATATCAAAGCTCCGGATTTTCCAACAGGAGGTGTGATATATGGTTATGAAGGTGTTCGTGAAGCTTTTAAAACGGGTCGAGGTCGTATTGTCATGCGTGCCAAAGTTGGCTTTGAAGAAGTAGACGGAAGAGAATCAATCATTGTTACTGAAATTCCGTATCAAGTCAATAAAGCTGATATGATTAAACGTACAGCTGATTTGGTAAATGAGAAAAAAATAGAAGGTATTGCTAATATTCGTGACGAATCGGATAGAAATGGTATGCGTATCGTTTATATTCTGAAACGCGATGCAACGCCAAACGTTGTTTTGAATACCTTATATAAATACACGCAGTTACAATCTTCTTTTAGTGTAAATAATATTGCATTAGTAAACGGACGTCCTCAAATGCTGAATCTGAAAGATATGATTCATTATTTTATTGAGCACCGTCACGATGTAGTTGTCCGCAGAACACAGTTTGAATTGCGTAAAGCTGAAGAAAGAGCTCATATATTAGAAGGTTTAATTATTGCGTCAGATAATATTGATGAAGTTATTGCGTTAATTAGAGGGTCAAAAAATACCGAGGAAGCCCGTGATAAATTAATCGAGAGATTTAGTTTGTCTGATATTCAGGCAAGAGCGATTGTTGAAATGCGTCTGCGTCAGTTAACAGGTCTGGAGCAGGACAAATTAAGAGCTGAATTTGAAGAATTAATGAAGTTAATTGAGCATTTAAAAGCTTTATTAGCAGATGTTAATTTAAGAACGGCTTTAATTAAAGAAGAACTTGTTGAGATTCGTGATAAATATGGAGATGAGAGACGTTCGCAGATAGAATATTCCGGTGGAGATGTCAGTATTGAAGATTTAATTGCTGATGAAAATGTGGTAATTACTATTTCTCATGCAGGTTATATCAAACGTACAAACCTTACCGAATATAAAACACAGAATAGAGGAGGAGTAGGTCAAAAAAGTGCAGGAACTAGAGATCAGGATTTCTTGGAGCATATGTACGTGGCGACAAACCATCAGTATATGATGTTCTTTACTCAAAAAGGAAAATGTTTCTGGATGCGCGTTTATGAAATTCCGGAGGGAAGTAAAACTGCAAAAGGAAGGGCTATCCAAAACTTGGTAAATATTGAAAGTGATGATAAAGTAAAAGCTTTCATTTGTACACAAGACCTAAAAGACAAGGATTACATCAATAGTCATAATCTTGTGATGGTAACTAAGCAGGGTCAGGTTAAGAAAACTTCTTTAGAGAAATATTCTAAACCAAGGGTAAATGGTGTTGCTGCTATTACTATAAAAGAAGGTGATGAACTTTTAGGAGCTCAGTTAACTAATGGTGAAAGTCAGATTATTTTGGCTGTTAAATCTGGAAAATTAGTTCGTTTTGAGGAAACTAAGACACGTCCGATGGGAAGAACAGCTTCTGGAGTGCGAGGAATTACATTAAAAGATGATACTGATGAAGTAATTGGTATGGTTACTGTTGATAAAAACGATATTAATGATTCTCAGATTTTAGTGGTAACTGAAAATGGTTATGGAAAACGTACCAAATTAGTTGACGAAGACGGTGAAGATGTTTACAGAATTACAAACCGTGGAGGTAAAGGTGTGAAAACACTTAATATTACTGAAAAAACTGGGAAACTAATTTCTATTAATGCTGTTACTGATGCTGATGATTTGATGATTATCAATAAATCTGGATTAACAATAAGAATGGCTATTGAAGATTTACGTGTAATGGGACGTGCTACGCAAGGAGTTCGATTGATTAACTTAAAAGGTAAAGATTCAATTGCAGCCGTTACAAAAGTTATGAAAGATGATGTTGAGGAAGTTGTTGTTGATGAAGACGGTAATGTTATTGAATCTGCTATTGAAAGGGTCAAGCCGGATTTAGAAGTTCTTGAAGATGATGGTTCAGTAGATGAAGACGAGGATGAGGAGGAGACTGATGTGGAATTGGAAGAAAATGAAGATGATGATTCTGATGAGGACAAATAA
- a CDS encoding tetratricopeptide repeat protein, which produces MKSRYVIIASALFLSVTSFAQKNEIKAAEKLLKDGKSEEAIATLTAAEYLTANAPDAEKAQFLFVKGNAYYDLSNKKVDTDKNLILAAKAYQELIEAEKVSGKAKYSSQAVVSVTQIKGKLVNAAIEDTKVNKDAEGAEKLYQAYLLEKKDTINLYYAASTFVNAKEYDKALKLYEELKVLNYSGKATYYYAVNKVNNQEDFFNTAADRDRMVKMGTHEKPRTENVPSKRGEIYKNVALIYVQQGKVDEAKKAVSDARKANPEDSSLLLTEANLYLETKDMDTYKKLISEAVERNPNDVDLIFNLGVISAQAKNSSEAEKFYNKVIELNPKYTNAYINMAAMKLEDEKNIIDAMNKLGTSADDTKKYNVLKKKREDLFKSTIPYLQKAVELDPSNPDVSKTLLNVYSALEMTAEYKALKAKM; this is translated from the coding sequence ATGAAAAGTAGATATGTAATAATTGCGTCAGCATTATTTTTATCAGTAACGAGTTTTGCTCAAAAAAATGAAATTAAAGCTGCGGAAAAATTATTAAAAGATGGTAAGTCTGAGGAGGCAATTGCAACTTTGACGGCTGCTGAATATTTAACGGCTAATGCTCCTGATGCTGAAAAGGCACAGTTCTTATTTGTAAAAGGTAATGCGTATTATGATTTATCTAATAAAAAAGTAGATACAGATAAGAATTTGATTTTGGCAGCAAAAGCTTATCAGGAATTAATTGAGGCTGAAAAAGTTTCAGGTAAAGCAAAGTATTCTTCACAAGCGGTGGTTTCGGTTACTCAGATTAAAGGGAAATTGGTTAATGCGGCAATTGAAGATACTAAAGTTAATAAAGATGCAGAAGGTGCAGAAAAACTATACCAGGCTTATTTGTTGGAGAAAAAAGATACAATCAATCTTTACTATGCAGCTTCAACTTTTGTAAATGCAAAAGAATATGACAAGGCTCTTAAACTTTACGAAGAATTAAAAGTTTTAAATTATTCAGGAAAAGCAACTTATTATTATGCTGTTAACAAAGTAAATAATCAAGAAGATTTTTTTAATACTGCTGCTGATAGAGATAGAATGGTTAAGATGGGAACCCATGAAAAACCAAGAACTGAAAATGTTCCTTCTAAAAGAGGTGAGATATACAAAAATGTTGCTTTGATTTATGTTCAGCAAGGAAAAGTTGATGAAGCTAAGAAGGCTGTTTCTGATGCTAGAAAAGCGAATCCAGAAGATAGTTCATTGTTGTTAACTGAAGCTAATTTATATCTTGAGACCAAAGATATGGATACTTATAAAAAGTTAATTTCTGAAGCTGTAGAAAGGAATCCAAATGATGTTGATTTGATATTTAATCTTGGTGTAATAAGTGCTCAAGCAAAAAATTCAAGTGAAGCTGAAAAGTTTTATAATAAGGTTATAGAATTAAACCCAAAATACACTAATGCTTATATTAATATGGCAGCGATGAAGTTAGAAGATGAAAAAAACATCATTGATGCAATGAATAAGTTAGGTACTTCTGCTGATGACACTAAGAAATATAATGTTTTGAAAAAGAAAAGGGAAGACTTGTTTAAAAGTACTATTCCTTACTTGCAAAAAGCGGTTGAGCTGGATCCTAGTAATCCAGATGTTTCAAAAACATTGCTGAATGTTTATAGTGCTCTAGAAATGACTGCAGAATACAAAGCTTTAAAAGCTAAAATGTAG